The genomic region AAATATTTCCCCTATCACACCCGCGTCTGCCGGCCGGTCGGGCTGTCCTATGAGGACCGCACCACGGTCTGCCGCTATGCGATCAACCGCATCGGCTTCGGCTACGACACCAAGAACATCGTCGACCTGATGCGCTTTCTGTTTCCGCTGCCGATCCCGCAGCGCTGGCGGCGGCGCATGATCTCGATCGGCTCGGGCGATCCCACCAAGATCATCTGCTCGGCCCTGATCGCGCAAGCGTTCGACGCCGTGCGTTACCCGATCCTGCCCAAGATCACCAAGGCCGGCAGCCGTGCTGCCCGCCGCGAGATCCTGCACATCCGCGATTCCTCGCTCTACATGCCCCGCGACTTCGACATCTCGCCCTATTTCGAAGTCGTCAAACCCACCATCGTGCACGGCTTCGACTACACCGCCTTGCACTGGGCCGACAAGCAGAAGCCGCTCGAGGAGGTAGCCGGCACCTTCGGTGTGTTTCCAGAAACGTTCCGTGCGCCGCCGCTCGTTCCTGAAACGATTGACGAAGAGGCGCCGATTCCGGCTGAAGAAGTGAGCGCGCACCCAGCGGAGACGGTCGATCGCGTCACCGTCTCGGAGCGCTTCCGGCGGCTGAAGAAGCTGGCCATGGACCGCCCAAGGCGGCGCGGTCGGGCGCGCGAACGGGCGGCGTAGCCGTCGCTCCACTATCGTCATTGCGAGCGCAGCGAAGCAATCCAGGTCTCTGCCTGAGCAGTCTGGGTTGCTTCGTCGCTACGCTCCTCACAATGACGGCGATCTACCGCTCCGCCCGCCCAATCACCGCCATCAACTCCGCGATCTTCTCGCGCTGGTCCGCCCTGTCGCCGCTCGCGATCGCATGCTCGACGCAATGGGCGACGTGATCTTTCAGAACCTCTTCCTCGACCCGGCGCAAGGCGGCGCGCACCGCCGAGATCTGCGTGACGATGTCGATGCAATAGCGGTCCTCCTCGACCATTTTCGAAAGGCCGCGAACCTGCCCCTCGATCCGGCCGAGACGTTTTCCGACAGATGCCTTGATGTCCTTGCGCATGCCGACTATATACCCCCCAGGGTATGACTTGCAAGGCCGGAGCGTGGCAATGAACGACGCCGAACACGAGCACCGTCACAACGCGGAAACACGTTCCGGATGCGGCTGTGGCAGCAAAGCTCCGCCGGTCGCCAAGCCCGCGGCCTCCTCCTGCTGCGGCGGGCACGGCGATCACGCGCATGACCACGGCGCCGCGGCAACAGTCCGCGATCCCGTCTGCGGCATGACCTTCGATCCTGCGACCTCAAAACACCGGTTCGACCATCACGGCGAGACCTTCCATTTCTGCTCGGCCGGCTGCCGCACCAAATTCGCTGCCGACCCCGCAAAATATCTCGCCAAGGAGAAGACACCCCAACCCGAGATGCCCGCAGGCACGATCTACACCTGCCCGATGCATCCGCAGATCCGCCAGGCCGGACCTGGCACCTGCCCGATCTGCGGCATGGCGCTGGAGCCGGAAGTGGCGAGCCTGGAGACCGGTCCCAATCCCGAGCTTGCCGACATGACGCGGCGGTTCTGGATCGGCGGCGCGCTGGCGCTGCCGGCCGTCGTGCTGGAGATGGGCGGCCATCTCGCGGGCCCGCACAATTGGATCGATGCGACGCTGTCGAATCGGATCCAGCTCGTCTTTGCAAC from Bradyrhizobium lupini harbors:
- a CDS encoding YiiX/YebB-like N1pC/P60 family cysteine hydrolase — protein: MGTVLDSVGKLIAAYLSKEVPGYEPFTPSDPEHLRGVIEPGDVLLVEGNNRISGIIKYLTQSTWSHGALYVGPIEGAEEPDGEPHVLIEANIGEGVTSAPLSKYFPYHTRVCRPVGLSYEDRTTVCRYAINRIGFGYDTKNIVDLMRFLFPLPIPQRWRRRMISIGSGDPTKIICSALIAQAFDAVRYPILPKITKAGSRAARREILHIRDSSLYMPRDFDISPYFEVVKPTIVHGFDYTALHWADKQKPLEEVAGTFGVFPETFRAPPLVPETIDEEAPIPAEEVSAHPAETVDRVTVSERFRRLKKLAMDRPRRRGRARERAA
- a CDS encoding metal-sensitive transcriptional regulator; this encodes MRKDIKASVGKRLGRIEGQVRGLSKMVEEDRYCIDIVTQISAVRAALRRVEEEVLKDHVAHCVEHAIASGDRADQREKIAELMAVIGRAER